The Enhydrobacter sp. sequence GCCCCTGATCGAGCCCCTGCAGCAGTCGTTCGAGCCGCTCTGGATCGGCAGCTTCGCCACCCGGCTGCGCCAGATCCCGAGCCAGCTCCACGACAAGCTCGACCCGGGCTTCCGGGCGGCCGCCGAGAGGGGCCTGGCCATCACGCTCGCCGACTACGCCAGATCGTACGAGGCGAGGTCCAGGCTCGCCCGCGACCTGGCGCTGTGGCATCGGAAATACGATCTGCTGCTGGCGCCCGTCACGCCGACCGCCGCCCCGACGGTGGAAACGCTCTACAACTCGGAGAGCTTCCCCCGCTGGACGAAAGGCGCGCCCTACACCTTGCCCTTCAATCTGACAGGCCAGCCGGCCGCCTCGATGCCGGCCGGTCTCACTGCAACCGGCCTGCCGGTCGGCCTTCAGATCGTCGGCGCCCCTCGCACCGACCATCTGGTGCTGCGGGCCATGCGCGCCTACGAAAGCGTCACCAGCTGGGCCTGGCCGCAGCCGAAGGTCGTGGAGGCGCTGGCACGCCTCTAGCGAATGGGGCGGTGACCGCCATTGAAAAGCCGCAGAATGCCTATAATTTCTCTCGCAGAGGACGCCTCTCGACGACCTGAGCGGCCTGTCCATGCGGACGTTGGCTGCAGTGGTCGACGCCGCTGCCGGACCCTCCGCGTTTCAGTATCCACTTTCCGGAGTCGGCGGCCACCGGCGCCGACCTCTTGATCGAGCCAAATCACGGATCCGCCGGTCCGTCGCGTCGTTCCGTCTGCCCGAGCTTGCGGCGCAGCAGCGGTCCGGCCGCAGGTTCGGAGCGGGTCAGGTAAGGACCGCGGCAGGAGGTTGCAATGAGTACGTCCACCGACAGGATGTCCCATCAATGGCGGGACGTCGCCAATCTGATCCTGGGCCTCTGGATGCTGATCTCGCCGTGGGTGCTGGCCTATATCGGCGAGCCGACGGCGGCCTGGAACGCCCACATCGTCGGCATCATCGTCGCCGTAGCGGCGATCGCCGCGCTGGTGGCGTTCCACAAATGGGAAGAATGGGTCAACGTCGCGCTCGGCATCTGGCTGATCGTCTCTCCGTTCCTGCTGGGCTACGCGATGTTGTCCAACGCACTCTGGAACCAGATCGTGCTCGGCATCGTGATCGGCGTCCTGGCCCTCTGGACCGCCGTCACGTCGACTGAACGCGGCGTCACGGCCTGACGCCGAACTGCGTCCGAGGTTGACGCGCCCGACGAC is a genomic window containing:
- a CDS encoding SPW repeat protein translates to MSTSTDRMSHQWRDVANLILGLWMLISPWVLAYIGEPTAAWNAHIVGIIVAVAAIAALVAFHKWEEWVNVALGIWLIVSPFLLGYAMLSNALWNQIVLGIVIGVLALWTAVTSTERGVTA